The genomic window ccaTGAAGCAGACAAGAAGTAATATTGGAATATTGGAACCATGAAGAAGCAACCATGAATAACATTTGTCAACCAACACTCCACCAAATTTATGTTTAAAACAGTGTAAAGTTGAAAAGAGCTAATGCAAACTGATAGAACATCTTCTATAACTCAAATTATGCGAAACTTTTATAATGAGGATGCACACACATAAAATGGTGAAAAAAAAAGTCTAGGTGAGATTCCCTTTTCATTTACTTTTAACCACTCAGTGAATGCAGGATAAGGCTTTAATTTGCTATAGATAATAAATTTCCTCCACTTACCATGGCTCTAGATCATTGCTCAGTTCAACAGGAGATGTGGGAGTCGATGATTAGCCAAGTGCAAGAGAGCAATGGACCAGTTCCTAACCATCGAATTTTAAATGAATTGAGCGAGCGGTGATTTCTAGCAGGTGATCAATGGTAGTACCCTATAGCACACATAATGATCCAAACTCCTAACAGCTCAATGTATCTAAGATGCACATCGGTCGAGCAAACCAATGGGTTCAGTGCTTCTAACTGAAGCTGTGCCAAGATGATTCAGCTTCGTAGTGAGCTTTTGCCACCAATGTTGGGTTCATGCAACCCAACCTAATTGGACCCAAGCCATGCATGTTCCTCAGTCGGTCTTTTAGGGTTTACTGTTTTTATTGAGAGACATTGTGGGGGGTAGTGGTTGAAACTGTAAAAGCCCAGTCTTGGTCCAGTTACGAGTTCCTGGATCTGGTTGAGCAACGATAACGGCTCATTATCCAAATATGGGCCCTATGAGGCCCATGTATTCAGCGAACCAAAGACCCAGAAGAAGACCTTGGCAATTTTTTGTCCCCTTCTGTGTGCAATGGAAGGGACCTTGGGTACGAGAGCAGTGATGTGTTCAGGATCCAGGGAGAGGCTAAGATGGGACCAAACAATGGGATGTCTGCTAAGATGCAAATTTGAGGAGATTTTTGGGACTAAAATTTTAGGAATTTTTATGCATGGCAAATGAAGACTAAATAAAGGGTTAGAAGCAGTATGCCGCATTTGAGTTGCTAGAATCTCTTGTATGGATGGAATAGATTTACGATTTTTGGTGCAATACAATCTTGGATCTCCTAAAGGGCAAATCGTTAGGGTTGAGGTGCCAAACAGCTAATAATTAGTGGTGAAGAGAGATCTAAATTTGATCTAGCTTTCATCCTCATCTTGTTTGGAGTTCCATCTATtctaatttttgaataaaaaaattgatgatgatcAAATGAAGGTAATTGTCAAGACTTTATGACCAAATTATCGTGATATGAATGGAGTATATTATATAGTTTGTATGACCTACTAATGCTAGTTGCTTGACATTGAATAAAAGAATCTTTTTTTAGTGGTGTGGATCTAGTGCCACTAATGATCCCATAGGAGGGCCAATGTTCTGGTGAATTCAAAATTTCGATCTTATTAATTGAGCGTCAGCAACTTAAATAGATACCTTTAACCCTACTCATGAACACTTAATTTGGTACCTTAAGTAGTTACAACACTATGTCTCATCGAGATAGCAGCCCTTGAGTTGGTATAGCTATGGCATGCATCTGATTAATCATGTTCCAACTCGAATTGAGTCGAGTGAATCAGAATAGAAATGATTTCGATGAGATCAGAGTGTTAGATCTGGCTTATAAGGTTCCTCAACTTCCACATTGGACATTTTAAGGCTAACATGCCAAATGAGTTGTAGGTATGTTTGCCCGAGGGACAGAACAAGGACATGTACTAACTAAACGGTAACCCAGTTAATTCATGTGTTTCCGCGCACTAAAAATCACCTTTATCCTAAAATCATGTTGGAAGTTCTTGCAAGCTTAGGCCATGGACCCCATTAGGAATATAAAACAAGGGGGCAAGCTTGAGTCTCTCACAAGGGACTAGAAATTCAATGATTGGAAGCAGACAATAACTTATTAATGAAGTCACCTAGGCCAAGTTATGGACTCTATGGTACACCACCAAGCAAAATATTCAAGAATGCTTCAATAAATAATAGCCTTAATGATCAATCCTATATAGGAAAAGAAGTTTCATATGAATGCCGTAACAAATAGTGCTGAAGTTATTCAAGAAACTTGAAGACCATGATCTTATTAATGAGCATACTATAACATGTACcattttcaatccttgttttcctTCAAAGAAGTCACACATCCAGCAGAATTGCAAGGACTCATCTTCCAAGATATCATGTAAGACCTATACATCTCCAACTCAAAGGTACCCAGAAGACCACAAaagctgcctttttttttttttttttttgatccatccCTTAAATTTATTAGGAATACTTTAGTTGGTGGATGTCTCTCAGACCACCATGAGGCCTGGACTGTGGGAAGTTAGTCCAGATTCGCAAGTTGGGCCGGGAATGACGGTTACCAGTACACATGCAGTGCTTTGAAAAAATAAAGCGAAAACCATGGGCAAGCAGTGGTTGGTGGTGGCCATATATTTATGGGAACCATAGCAATGGGATTGGTTGGTGAGGTATGGAGAGTTTGGTTGGAGAGCTTTTATGGTTGGTTTGCCAAAATGGCTGTCCTTTGTTAGGGCCGTGCCAGTACTAGTtagtttaagaaaaataaaagagttgGTGGAAGCCTTCTAGAACTCACATGACTAcaccattagaaaaaaaaattataacccatGAACATCAAATCTAGGTATATAATTTGGCATTTGGTAGCCTGTCAACATTGGGATCCAATTGGTTCTCGTGCACCATGAAGGTAATATTTTCTATTTCAGTGGGGGATTACCAGCTACCTCTGTTTTTGCCATGCTGTATAGCTGCAATGTTTATTGGTTCATAGGTTGTTTCATCTGCCTTTGGTTGAGTGTGGCTAAACTATCAGCATCTACACAAATTATAAGTTCTTTGGGTGCACTGAGAGTGAACATGATTGAGGGCAGCATAAGTGGCCAACTACTCTCCAATGCACCAAATTTTGTACATGGCATGATAGAACATTCCACTTAGTAGATATTATAGATAAGGTTAACAACTTGCATATTGCTTATTTATAATAACTATGAAGGCTGTATACCATTTCAACCAATAAATTAGTCTAGTCACTGCTTGGTTCACCAGTCATGCCCTGTACTTCATGAACTTGAGTGCTTGAAGAAGCAAATTATATTTTCAAGATTTACTTTGAACTAGCTTGTGTTGTACATAGTGGCCTAGTCTTTGCatttaaaagttaaaattatGAACACAAACAAAAGAAATGAAATGTGTATTAGAAATGAGTCTAGGAACTAGCGACCTTATTTACAAGGACACTGCATAGTTTGatgttattttttaattttatttctccattgatttctttaattcatgataaatcatcaaaaaataatttttcatcacatcatgcgatcttctctattttttttttaatatttctgaaatttttcatattttatgataTTAATATCTAGCATGTGCAATATATGCATATGAGAaggtaaataaataattaaatacatCGCCTctacaaaaaaaatctggaagagaaGGATTCAGAACTTAAAGAGGGAGAGACGTTTCTTGTGTGACAAATCTTATTTTTCACAACAAATATTAATCTTCTATAAACAATAGCCTTGGTGAAGGTGAAGGCTATGTGCATATTGTCTTAATCTTCTATTcatttatttctttaatttattgttcaaaatgatACACTAACAAAGAATTGAATGACATGGTTCATGGACACCTTCATCCACAACCAAGACGTATCTCAGTTTCACCAATTTCATCATCCTTGAGGTCGCCATAAATATCCACCAACTTAACCACTGACCAGCCATAATTCTCCAACCTAGATGATTAGGTAATACCAAAAACCCATCAACCCCACCCTCTCTAGAAGCACCCCAACTCCCAAGCTTTATTCTACTAAAGACACTGTACGTTttctaccccaaaaaaaaaaaaaaaaaaagacactgTACGTTGAGCCAAGGCCATGAGGGGATGACGGGTAGGTAGCCTTCcgtctccatttttttttctctcggtaGTCCCACAGCCCACcaacatgaagagagagagggagtcgAGTGAGCTCTGATACAGTGAGTAGTGAGACATtcggcgctctctctctctctcttttgagcCCACGAAAGCAATAAATGCCCCACTTGACCCCAGAATAAAGCTGCCCCTCTTTGTCAACTTGTAGGGCCTTTAGTCCCTTCCCCTCCCCCTGGTCCACAGCCACACCCATAGATATGGGTCAATGGCCATGGTTCTTCTCCACATGCACCACCTTTTCCTCCTTCCATGAGGGGTGGTCACGGGCCACTTGCTTGACCCGGTCAGCAGGGCACCGAGATAGAGGGAGGCCGGGATGATAGGTTGGTGAGAGTGGTACTCGGTGCAGATGGGCATTTATTGAATCAAGTACACACTCCTGCCCCTTAGAGTTAGCTTGTGAAGCTCCAAAACCGATTGTTCTTTTCCTCCTCGCCTTCCACCTCTTCCACCCTTTTTAAGGGGTTGGACTTGGACAAGTGGGGTCCCCATGCAATAGGACTGGTAGGTGCCCAGCGTCATAAATAACTTGACCTTGCACCACAGTTACGGTCCATAGACATATATTTCGTGGGATTACTAGCTTTAATAATTGGCCTCCATCAAGCATCCTCATCAGATCTTCAGTTTTTCCATGGACACATAGAAAGTCCTTGACACGTTATTCAAATGGTCAAAATATATTTGAGATAGTTGATGCTTGCCGCAGTTAAGAGACTGGATTATAGGTGGATTTAATAAATGCTAAGCTTAGTAATACCAGTTCTAATGTGGAGTTAAAAAAAGAGCATAAGCTGCACGATAGAATTTTGGATTTTAAGGTGAATTTAACTAACTGTCATCTTATTGTGGAGGATTGCTGCCGCTCAAAGTATGTGCTTACATTTCTGAAGCCCCAATTGTAGCCCCTTGAACACTGGGTAAAGTAATTGTAatgaagattctaaaattattttgcgtgatgttttaaatataatttttgatcaaaatgacCTGCAATTTATTTGTATCAACTAGTCCATAATGGCCAACCATCTAGCCAATTATTCCCGCAAACCGTCAATGGAGACCAAATGGCGATTTTTAACCTATGATGATTTCTCATGTATCATTTTaccataattaataaaattttgatattgtaTGCTCTCTAACCAATTCTATATATAATGCATATTGCAATGGCCTTAATGTGATGATTCATGGACATCAATCTGGCCTGACATTAATCGACATAGACATCCAATGCTAGGGTAGTTCAACTAACGCTAATCCCTATTTTTATCACAATTACATCACCTTCCATGCAGCAACAACAACATGACATCCCCGGAGCGATAACACAACAACTGTTGCATCATCCATTTTTGGCTTCTAGACATGTCGATCGAATTGAATAATTCACAACTATCCATTACCATTACATGACCCATTACATTTTCGACACAACGTTACATCATCATTTCCATAATTGTCATCAAGAAAAGCATGCTAGGAAAGCCGAACATGACCCATGGGAGGCTAACTATCCAGCACATGCTTTGGACTCGCATCGAGAAATGTTAATGATGTACTAAGATAATAATTCACACCCCCATATCAATAATACTAGATTGCCACCTCGGTCAAGAGAATTCCAAGCATCAATAAGGAATAAAGAAGTTAGTAGTAAACAAAGGCCAACTTGTTCCACGACAAGAGGAGGGGCTGATGGGAGCGAAggtttgttcaccaaacaaattagattctctcctcctttctctttctCCCATGCCCACACCCACGCACCCACACTGGCTAGGCTTTCTAGAATGCATAAAAGGTGGAGTGAGCGTGAGGTGTAAAAAAATTGTCGGTGGAAGTGAGTTATAGATGGAGATAGAAAGAGataaagatagagagagagagaggattatGATCACATTACAAAACTAATAAATATGTGTGAATAAAGAAATGCAATGGAACACGAAACACTCACGTAAAAAAAAGTAGACCTACCAACCAAATCCAGCTCCCAAGATTTGTAACCACTCGCGCCATTCGCACCAACTCGGTCAAATGGGCCAAGGGGATCGAGTCAATGGGCGCTCCCCACAACTTCCCCTCCTCTCATATAAATCCaccccccctctcttctctcttcttccattCCTCATCCCCACCCCCAGGAAATTTATAACAAGACACATACCAGAGCCAAAACCACAAACTCCTCCCCTCTCTCCTctattctcttagatctttcttttctcctctcaCACAACCACAAGGAACTCCACTAGCTATCAGTCTTAGCAATACTACCACTACTTTTATACTATGGGTAGGTCTCCATGTTGTGAGAAGGCTCACACAAACAAGGGAGCTTGGACCAAGGAAGAGGACCAAAGGCTCATAGCCTACATCAAAGCCCATGGAGAAGGCTGTTGGAGGTCCCTCCCCAAGGCAGCAGGTCTCTTCATTCTCTCCTTGGCTCATTTTTAGCAAGAAATTAGACGCTATCAAACAAATTTTTACTAATGATTATATTGTTCTTGAATTgtttttttttgattatatagGTTTGCTTCGATGCGGCAAGAGCTGCCGACTCCGGTGGATCAACTACCTCCGGCCCGATCTCAAGCGCGGTAATTTCACCGAGGAGGAGGACGAGCTCATCATCAAGCTCCATGGCTTGCTTGGTAACAAGTATGCACCATGTTCTATTGGTTCTTCAGCTCATACATACTTTATAAAAGCTTAGGATtcctattatttaaataattttgccTAACGTTATCATAAAACACCGATTTGGATGGAAGTTGTGAGAGGagattttaatgatatttttcctattttaaaacaatattaaaaaaaataatttttatgatgtgattgttaatttttttcttcaataatTGTGACAGATGGTCTTTGATAGCCGGGAGGCTACCTGGGAGGACTGACAATGAGATCAAGAACTACTGGAACACCCACATCAAGAGGAAGCTCCTGAGCCGAGGCCTAGACCCCCAAACTCACCGGCCGCTCAACGGCTGCGCCACCTTCGCCGGCACCCAGCAACAAGAGGCCCCCGCCACCATCGCGCCAAGCCCGCAAACTCCGGTGACGAGGGCCGGAGCTCCGGCGCCAGCGTCGACGAGGACCGCTTCCCAGACCTCAATTTGGACCTCTCAATCAGCCTCCCTTCCCACTCTCCCAAAAGGTCCCCACCTTCAGAGCCCTCAGCAACAGCAGCACCTGCCGCCACAACGTCCGCAAATAGTTACACTCAACCCATTTGCTTATGTTGCCATCTCGGCTTTCAaagcactgatgcctgtggctgccaAACCAATCCAAACTCACAGTCACATGTCTATAGATACATCAGAGCATTAGAAGAAGGGCAGCACATAAATTAgtctagttaaaaaaaaaaaaaaaacccttgtATTGCTCTCTTCTTTCTGGATCATATTACCCCACAGAGAAGAGAAAATATGTTTTGGTTTTTGAAATGATCATCTAGACTCGGACCAAGGACTAGTCTGTTTGTTTACATGATATATTACTATTGTTTACAGTCTTTAGTGGTTTGGGTGCACAAAAAGTGAGGCTAACATGATAAGGTTTGTGAGAAACCAAGGGTGGTTTTTGTGGGTGTTAGGTTGTTGGAGGCATCTGATGGTCTGATCTGAACCCTTTTGTCACGTAAGAGTGTGGGCAACATGTGAGGTGTTTTGGGGTAGGTAACCGGATCACAGATAAATAAAGAGGACAAGGGATAAAGTGTGGGGGTAAAGGGTTGGTTAGTTAGGGGGTGGTCAGAGTTGGTCATGTGCGGTGGGGTGTGGCGGTTGGTAGGCTGATAATAGTTTAATCATGGATGTCACGGCTTTACAAGCCGGGGATGTGGTCACCCTCTCGGCGATAACGAAATAACGAATGGCTTTTGGTTTTTGGAGTGAGGAATGTGCGTGGAAATGTTTAAGAGAGAAATCTACGTAATTGATTGTGATAAAACCGGTTCATGTGAAAATCCGGTCGATAGTTCtgcaaatatatataatatattgttttatttactatttttgaaaaaaaatattatgattgtCTGTCCTACAGCATTGAGAGAGAGATTTAGTTAGTTCGAGTGTTGGATGTCTTTACACTTGAAAGATTTGAATTGTAATTGCCACCTGATTGTTTTATTAAGAAATATGAACTATTGTGACACTATATATAGCGACTCAAAATCCTCTATGATATACGATTTGCGTTGCAAAGTAATGTACAATACTCGATAGCCGCTTTCAAGAGATAGACAGCTATCAACAGCAACATATATTGTTTATGGCATATGAAACTATTTTGTTTGATGGCGGTATATCTCTTGATGATAGCTATCGAATGTTGTACAACACTTTGTACAAGTTGCGCACAATAGAAGATCtacagttatatatatatatatatataacaatattaGAGGGATGGTAGGGCATGAatgttttttatttcttcttctataTGCCACAAGAACCATAGAATGGGTAAAATGAAGGAATGATTATTTTTGGTTATTATATTTAGAAGGAGCAGGCGACATTTCTATTTCATAGGATCCCTTAGAAGAGTTTAACTGAATAGCAGGAGACTTGAATACAGTGATAACTGGAACAATAAATAAAGGGTGAGAGTGATATTGCGCTCCATCAATAGCTCTGGTATTAAAAACTTTGTTACACATCCAAATGTAGGTGACTTTATTGGATGCTAGTGATTCTGGACCTTGTCAGGCATTGGATGCTGACCAAAAAAATTGCCATGTGGGTGAGCCATGAAAAGACACTGGTAGATTATATGATTGGTGTTCAATGTCCTGTGTGATGGTGCTAGGTTATCAAACATGGATGACTTTTGCACCTTGGTGCTGGCACTGATACAAAGCTCCAGGTAATTAATCATCCAAAGTGTGTGAAACCGACAAATACCAGAGTCTTTTGTGAGAGAAGAGTGGCAGAATAATTTTGAGCTTGTACATTCTACTACCGTCTATATA from Elaeis guineensis isolate ETL-2024a chromosome 9, EG11, whole genome shotgun sequence includes these protein-coding regions:
- the LOC105051841 gene encoding LOW QUALITY PROTEIN: myb-related protein 308 (The sequence of the model RefSeq protein was modified relative to this genomic sequence to represent the inferred CDS: deleted 2 bases in 1 codon), which translates into the protein MGRSPCCEKAHTNKGAWTKEEDQRLIAYIKAHGEGCWRSLPKAAGLLRCGKSCRLRWINYLRPDLKRGNFTEEEDELIIKLHGLLGNKWSLIAGRLPGRTDNEIKNYWNTHIKRKLLSRGLDPQTHRPLNGCATFAGTQQQEAPATIAKPANSGDEGRSSGASVDEDRFPDLNLDLSISLPSHSPKRSPPSEPSATAAPAATTSANSYTQPICLCCHLGFQSTDACGCQTNPNSQSHVYRYIRALEEGQHIN